A portion of the Micromonospora vinacea genome contains these proteins:
- a CDS encoding alpha/beta fold hydrolase, with protein sequence MSSALIGRRTVPVPGHGDEWMFARRVIGYLSPMFDGFEDERIDVGEVELRVRYAGHGPAVLLIHGHPRTGSTWHRVAPQLVDRGFTVVCPDMRGYGQSGKATILTDHSQQSKRVVAADLVQLMAELGHPAFATVGHDRGSYVALRLALDHPDPVSHLVVIDGVPISEALARCDAKFAHDWYHWFFFAQPDKPERAIAADPDAWYAGKARPESMGAENYQEFRQAIHDAATVRAMLEDYRAGLGVDRAHEEADRRDGRTVRCPTLLLWSTRDDLEDLYGDPLAIWRPWAADLRGYSIESGHHVAEENPDDLTAALHRFLS encoded by the coding sequence GTGTCGAGCGCCCTCATCGGCCGCCGCACAGTTCCGGTGCCCGGTCACGGCGATGAGTGGATGTTTGCTCGGCGGGTGATCGGATACTTGTCGCCCATGTTCGACGGTTTCGAGGACGAGCGGATCGACGTCGGGGAGGTGGAGCTCCGGGTCCGGTATGCGGGGCACGGGCCTGCGGTCCTCCTCATTCACGGACATCCGCGTACGGGATCGACGTGGCATCGAGTCGCGCCGCAGCTGGTTGATCGCGGGTTCACCGTCGTCTGCCCCGACATGCGCGGCTACGGGCAATCAGGCAAGGCGACGATCCTCACGGATCACTCCCAGCAGTCCAAACGGGTGGTCGCCGCGGACCTGGTCCAGCTGATGGCTGAACTGGGCCACCCGGCGTTCGCCACGGTCGGGCACGACCGTGGGTCGTACGTGGCGTTACGCCTGGCGCTCGATCACCCCGATCCGGTCAGTCATCTGGTGGTCATCGACGGCGTACCCATCAGCGAGGCCCTCGCCCGCTGCGATGCGAAGTTCGCCCATGACTGGTACCACTGGTTCTTCTTTGCCCAGCCGGACAAGCCGGAGCGAGCCATCGCCGCCGACCCCGATGCCTGGTACGCCGGTAAGGCCCGGCCCGAGAGCATGGGAGCCGAGAACTACCAGGAGTTCCGGCAGGCCATCCACGATGCGGCCACCGTGCGGGCCATGCTGGAGGACTACCGGGCCGGCCTCGGCGTCGACCGAGCGCACGAGGAAGCCGACCGGCGCGACGGCCGCACTGTCCGCTGCCCCACTCTGCTGCTGTGGTCGACCCGGGACGACCTGGAAGACCTGTACGGCGATCCGTTAGCCATCTGGCGCCCCTGGGCCGCCGATCTCCGCGGGTACTCGATTGAGTCCGGCCACCACGTCGCCGAGGAGAACCCCGACGACCTGACCGCAGCGCTGCACCGCTTCCTGTCCTGA
- the zwf gene encoding glucose-6-phosphate dehydrogenase → MDHTSQLIQERSAPPATLVIFGASGDLTRRKLLPAIESLARHERLPDQFALVGVARTSMTDEQFAESALGERTLASKRQLQGGVRYVAGGYDDPETYKRLVETLDELDAQRGTSGNRLFYLSTPAGAFEPVIHGLAGVGLNQPREGSFSRLVIEKPYGRDLVTARELDGVVHSAFDEHQVFRIDHYLGKDTVQNVLALRFANSIFQPIWDRSWVDHVQITVAETLGVGSRGGFYEDAGAMRDIVQNHVLQVLALALMEPPASFEAEGLRNEKVKLLQAIRLPTDRDIAEAAVRGQYTRGGTREELMAGYRDEAGVDPLSRTETYAAMRLNVDNWRWAGVPFYVRTGKRLPARLTEVALQFQRPPHLPIPTDQLTGLDADALILRIQPNEGISLRFGAKVPGHSFRVRTATMEFSYDQTFVEESPEAYERLLLDALIGDASLFIRSDEVQQCWRIVDPIIDNWEKDNSPIPTYEAASWGPTDADRLIGRHGRKWRNSA, encoded by the coding sequence ATGGACCACACCTCTCAGCTCATCCAGGAGCGGAGTGCCCCGCCGGCCACGCTGGTGATCTTCGGTGCCTCCGGTGACCTGACCCGGCGTAAGCTGCTGCCCGCAATCGAGAGCCTGGCTCGGCACGAGCGGCTCCCGGACCAGTTCGCGCTGGTCGGCGTCGCGCGCACGTCGATGACCGACGAGCAGTTCGCCGAGAGCGCCCTCGGCGAACGCACCCTCGCCAGCAAGCGCCAGCTCCAGGGCGGCGTGCGGTACGTGGCCGGCGGCTACGACGACCCGGAGACCTACAAGCGGCTCGTGGAGACCCTCGACGAGTTGGACGCACAGCGGGGCACCTCCGGCAACCGGCTCTTCTACCTGTCCACTCCGGCCGGGGCGTTCGAGCCGGTGATCCACGGACTGGCCGGTGTCGGGCTCAACCAGCCACGCGAAGGCTCCTTCTCCCGCCTGGTCATCGAGAAGCCGTACGGGCGCGACCTGGTCACGGCCCGCGAGCTCGACGGCGTCGTGCACAGCGCGTTCGACGAGCACCAGGTCTTTCGTATCGATCACTATCTGGGCAAGGACACCGTCCAGAACGTGCTGGCGCTGCGCTTCGCGAACTCGATCTTCCAGCCCATCTGGGATCGCTCCTGGGTCGACCATGTGCAGATCACCGTCGCCGAGACCCTCGGCGTCGGCAGCCGCGGTGGCTTCTACGAGGACGCCGGCGCGATGCGGGACATCGTGCAGAACCACGTGCTCCAGGTTCTCGCGCTGGCACTGATGGAGCCACCGGCCTCATTCGAGGCTGAGGGCCTACGCAACGAAAAGGTGAAACTGCTGCAGGCGATCCGGCTCCCCACCGACCGGGACATCGCCGAGGCCGCGGTCCGGGGACAGTACACCCGGGGCGGCACGCGGGAGGAACTGATGGCCGGCTACCGCGACGAGGCCGGCGTCGACCCCCTGTCGCGGACCGAGACCTACGCCGCGATGCGGCTCAACGTGGACAACTGGCGCTGGGCCGGGGTGCCGTTCTACGTACGCACCGGCAAGCGGCTGCCGGCCCGGCTCACCGAGGTGGCACTGCAGTTCCAGCGGCCGCCGCACCTGCCGATCCCGACCGACCAGCTCACCGGCCTCGATGCTGACGCGCTGATCCTGCGGATCCAGCCGAACGAGGGCATCTCGCTGCGCTTCGGTGCCAAAGTGCCGGGCCACTCGTTCCGGGTCCGCACCGCCACAATGGAGTTCTCCTACGACCAGACGTTCGTCGAGGAGTCCCCGGAGGCGTACGAGCGTCTGCTCCTGGACGCGTTGATCGGTGACGCGTCGCTGTTCATCCGCAGCGACGAGGTGCAGCAGTGCTGGCGGATCGTCGACCCGATCATCGACAACTGGGAGAAGGACAACTCGCCGATCCCCACCTACGAGGCCGCCTCCTGGGGCCCGACCGACGCCGACCGGCTCATCGGCCGGCACGGCCGCAAGTGGCGCAACTCCGCATGA
- the pflA gene encoding pyruvate formate-lyase-activating protein, which yields MTAVTAPVTGSLHSFDISTGVDGPGTRFVAFLAGCPLRCLYCHSPDTQYRRFGRPTSVDDLLTEIRRYERFLKVAHGGVTLSGGEPLQQPAFTREVLRQCKEMRLHTALDTSGLLGDRADNALLDATDLVLLDIKSGDPATYRTVTRTGRLAPTVRFAHRLADRGVPIWVRFVLVPGLTDDPCNVDAVASIAADVPTVERVEVLPFHRLGAQKYAALGLPFPLADTQPPDEALLHRVRGQFHDHGLTVY from the coding sequence ATGACCGCCGTCACGGCCCCGGTGACCGGCTCGCTCCACTCCTTCGACATCTCCACCGGAGTGGACGGGCCGGGCACCCGGTTCGTCGCGTTCCTGGCCGGCTGCCCGCTGCGCTGCCTCTACTGCCACAGCCCCGACACCCAGTACCGTCGTTTCGGCCGACCCACCTCCGTCGATGACCTGCTCACCGAGATCCGCCGCTACGAACGCTTCCTGAAGGTCGCCCACGGCGGCGTCACCCTCAGCGGCGGGGAACCGCTGCAACAGCCCGCCTTCACCCGCGAGGTGCTGCGCCAGTGCAAGGAGATGCGGCTGCACACCGCCCTGGACACCAGCGGCCTGCTCGGCGACCGCGCCGACAACGCCCTGCTCGACGCCACCGACCTGGTGCTGCTCGACATCAAGTCCGGCGACCCGGCCACGTACCGGACGGTGACCCGAACCGGGCGGCTGGCGCCGACCGTGCGGTTCGCGCACCGCCTGGCCGACCGCGGCGTGCCGATCTGGGTCCGTTTCGTCCTCGTGCCCGGCCTCACCGACGATCCGTGCAACGTCGACGCGGTCGCATCCATCGCGGCAGACGTGCCCACCGTCGAACGCGTCGAGGTGCTGCCCTTCCACCGGCTCGGCGCTCAGAAGTACGCCGCCCTCGGCCTGCCGTTCCCGCTGGCGGACACGCAGCCACCGGATGAGGCGCTGCTGCATCGGGTCCGTGGCCAGTTCCACGATCACGGGCTGACAGTGTATTGA
- a CDS encoding DUF6896 domain-containing protein — translation MARDASPTAAVRRFAADLRDIRGRLLADLLPIADIADLLTAVRSRRELPREGLTRSGIGYTVHGAGCRMVSSEGREVDVDLVTDPVLGCAVEAFDAWRVRWFLDEAADDGYNHEDIVEACSRLARAGHLREVVEGRWFALPDASGGSA, via the coding sequence ATGGCGCGGGATGCTTCACCGACTGCCGCTGTTCGGCGGTTCGCCGCTGATTTGCGCGATATTCGTGGTCGGCTACTTGCCGACTTGCTTCCCATCGCGGACATCGCGGATCTTCTGACAGCGGTTCGCTCGCGGCGGGAACTGCCCCGGGAGGGCCTCACCCGTAGCGGGATCGGGTACACCGTCCACGGCGCAGGGTGCCGCATGGTCAGCTCCGAAGGTAGAGAAGTCGACGTCGACTTGGTCACCGATCCCGTCCTCGGGTGCGCGGTTGAAGCATTCGACGCTTGGCGCGTTCGCTGGTTCCTTGATGAAGCCGCCGATGACGGCTACAACCATGAGGACATCGTCGAGGCCTGTAGCCGCCTTGCCCGGGCGGGTCACCTACGCGAGGTGGTCGAGGGCCGCTGGTTCGCGTTGCCTGATGCTTCAGGTGGCTCAGCCTGA